One region of Catenuloplanes indicus genomic DNA includes:
- a CDS encoding class I SAM-dependent methyltransferase, which produces MSGRALSFGSVAEAYERYRPGYPAQLHELVTGYAGRPIRTALEIGAGTGKATRLFARPGTTVTATEPDPAMLAELRRHVPADVRTVQGSFEELPPGGTYDLVYAAAALHWTSPAGRWPRIAAMLTPGGTFASFGGPARLADPAVESAVQAARAPFLDTDEFPSPDGTPAGAAMQWPGTELERSGLFTDVRQVTIARHVTGHRRRLRRPPRHGLRLPPAPRTPPRGGLPRDPGRAPAHRPPGRRHRRAPRPAYLTGSLRTSPASRSAGAEDRIRPGAPALSRLATAGGTLNGLPAPPGRA; this is translated from the coding sequence ATGTCCGGTCGCGCGTTGAGTTTCGGGTCGGTGGCGGAGGCCTACGAGCGGTACCGTCCCGGCTATCCGGCCCAGCTGCACGAGCTGGTGACCGGCTACGCGGGCCGCCCGATCCGCACCGCGCTGGAGATCGGCGCCGGCACCGGCAAGGCCACCCGCCTGTTCGCCCGTCCCGGCACCACCGTCACCGCGACCGAACCCGACCCGGCCATGCTCGCCGAACTGCGCCGCCACGTACCCGCGGACGTGCGGACCGTGCAGGGCTCGTTCGAAGAACTACCACCGGGCGGTACGTACGACCTGGTCTACGCGGCCGCCGCGCTGCACTGGACGTCCCCCGCCGGCCGCTGGCCCCGGATCGCCGCGATGCTCACGCCGGGCGGCACGTTCGCCTCCTTCGGCGGCCCGGCCCGCCTCGCCGACCCGGCCGTCGAGTCCGCCGTCCAGGCCGCGCGGGCGCCGTTCCTGGACACCGACGAGTTCCCGTCCCCCGACGGCACCCCGGCCGGTGCGGCGATGCAGTGGCCCGGCACCGAACTCGAACGGTCCGGCCTGTTCACCGACGTCCGCCAGGTCACCATCGCGCGCCACGTCACGGGTCACCGCCGCCGGCTACGTCGGCCACCTCGCCACGGTCTCCGCCTACCTCCAGCTCCCCGCACACCGCCGCGCGGAGGCCTTCCGCGCGATCCAGGCCGTGCTCCCGCCCACCGTCCTCCTGGCCGCCGACATCGTCGCGCACCTCGCCCGGCGTACCTGACGGGCTCGCTGCGCACTTCACCGGCGTCACGGTCCGCCGGCGCCGAAGACCGGATCCGCCCCGGCGCCCCCGCTCTGTCCCGGCTCGCCACGGCAGGGGGAACGCTCAACGGGCTACCCGCGCCCCCGGGTCGCGCGTAG
- a CDS encoding family 2 encapsulin nanocompartment cargo protein polyprenyl transferase → MTTLSTVRGSAGSSGAAEPAAAVLAGARTLVAPALRAAIEALPQSTARPSGYHFGWWDPAGKPAAESGGKALRPALALTAAAAVGGDRAAAVPAAVAVELVHNFSLLHDDVMDGDATRRHRPTVWAVFGIDTAILAGDALLATAIDVLAASGAPATVPAIRGLCAAVQALVDGQAADLRFEQTTTVRLEDVLEMAANKTGALLAASCSLGALFGGGSATQAGLLGRFGSDVGLAFQIVDDLLGIWGDPAATGKPVFSDLRNRKKSLPVLAALTSGTPAGRELIRYYERETAFTDAELPRIAALIDDAGGRAWCHAHRDALLHQASASLAAAGPLPAAATELTALARLATHRTY, encoded by the coding sequence ATGACGACCCTCTCCACGGTACGGGGCTCCGCCGGGTCATCCGGCGCGGCGGAGCCCGCCGCCGCGGTGCTGGCCGGCGCGCGCACGCTGGTCGCACCGGCGCTGCGGGCCGCGATCGAGGCGCTGCCGCAGTCCACCGCCCGGCCGAGCGGATACCACTTCGGCTGGTGGGACCCGGCCGGGAAACCGGCCGCGGAATCCGGCGGCAAGGCGCTGCGCCCCGCGCTCGCGCTCACCGCCGCCGCGGCCGTCGGCGGCGACCGGGCCGCGGCCGTGCCCGCCGCGGTCGCGGTCGAGCTGGTGCACAACTTCTCGCTGCTGCACGACGACGTGATGGACGGTGACGCCACCCGGCGGCATCGGCCCACGGTCTGGGCGGTGTTCGGCATCGACACCGCGATCCTCGCCGGGGACGCGCTGCTGGCCACCGCGATCGACGTGCTGGCCGCGTCCGGCGCACCGGCGACCGTACCGGCGATCAGGGGTCTGTGCGCCGCGGTGCAGGCGCTGGTCGACGGGCAGGCCGCCGACCTGAGATTCGAGCAGACCACGACGGTACGGTTGGAGGACGTCCTCGAGATGGCCGCCAACAAGACCGGCGCGCTGCTCGCGGCGTCCTGCTCGCTGGGCGCGCTGTTCGGCGGCGGGTCCGCCACCCAGGCGGGCCTCCTCGGCCGGTTCGGCTCCGATGTCGGGCTGGCGTTCCAGATCGTCGACGACCTGCTCGGCATCTGGGGCGACCCGGCCGCGACCGGCAAGCCGGTCTTCTCCGACCTGCGCAACCGGAAGAAGTCGCTGCCGGTGCTGGCCGCGCTCACCTCCGGCACCCCGGCCGGCCGGGAACTGATCCGCTACTACGAGCGGGAGACCGCGTTCACCGACGCCGAACTGCCCCGGATCGCCGCGCTGATCGACGACGCCGGTGGACGCGCCTGGTGCCACGCCCACCGGGACGCGCTGCTGCATCAGGCATCCGCGTCGCTGGCGGCCGCCGGCCCGCTCCCCGCCGCGGCCACGGAACTGACCGCCCTGGCCCGGCTGGCGACCCACCGTACGTACTGA
- a CDS encoding family 2B encapsulin nanocompartment shell protein gives MTDLLERQAGEPRRSLGPAAARNLATTTKTRPQNAADSPRWLLRMLPWMPVKGGAYRVNRRARYQTGDGRVRFVNDGAAVRVIPGSLREVPALSSFTDMSGLARLADRFVQQEYVPGAVIAEAGARVDRLVLIAHGKASLHQTGEYGDRIRLGMIADGDHVGGEALTSTLLGSQLGTPVTFPHTVRAETACTVLTLPADTLLALDGPLRSDLIGCLRSWVGGMSAVPRNRFGETDIALASGHDGEPDLPGTYVDYELKPREYELSLAQTVLRVHTRVADLYNDPMNQAEEQLRITITALRERQEDELVNNHDFGLLHNADLTQRVATRTGPPTPDDLDDLISRRRKTKVILAHPRAIAAIGREVTARGLTVPPVEVQGRLVPSWRGVPILPCDKIPVTGAGTTSVIAMRLGAEDQGVVGLIPKDLPHETAPGLNVRYMGVGANAITSYLVSNYFSAAVLTPDALGVLEHVEIGTTS, from the coding sequence ATGACCGACCTCCTCGAGCGGCAGGCCGGCGAACCGCGGCGGTCCCTCGGGCCCGCCGCGGCGCGGAACCTCGCCACCACCACGAAGACACGGCCGCAGAACGCGGCGGACTCACCGCGGTGGCTGCTGCGCATGCTGCCGTGGATGCCGGTCAAGGGCGGCGCGTACCGGGTCAACCGGCGGGCGCGGTACCAGACCGGCGACGGCCGGGTCCGGTTCGTCAACGACGGTGCGGCGGTGCGGGTGATCCCGGGCTCGCTGCGCGAGGTCCCGGCCCTGTCCTCGTTCACCGACATGTCCGGGCTCGCGCGGCTGGCGGACCGGTTCGTGCAGCAGGAGTACGTGCCCGGGGCGGTCATCGCGGAAGCCGGTGCGCGGGTCGACCGGCTCGTCCTGATCGCGCACGGCAAGGCGTCGCTCCACCAGACCGGCGAGTACGGCGACCGGATCCGGCTGGGCATGATCGCGGACGGCGACCACGTCGGCGGCGAGGCGCTGACCTCGACGCTGCTCGGGTCGCAGCTCGGCACGCCGGTGACGTTCCCGCACACGGTCCGCGCGGAGACCGCCTGCACCGTGCTGACGCTTCCCGCGGACACGCTGCTCGCGCTCGACGGCCCGCTGCGTAGCGATCTGATCGGATGTCTGCGGTCCTGGGTCGGGGGCATGTCCGCGGTCCCGCGCAACAGGTTCGGCGAGACCGACATCGCGCTGGCCAGCGGCCACGACGGCGAACCGGACCTGCCCGGCACGTACGTCGACTACGAGCTGAAGCCGCGCGAGTACGAGCTGAGCCTCGCCCAGACCGTGCTGCGCGTCCACACCCGCGTCGCGGACCTCTACAACGACCCGATGAACCAGGCCGAGGAGCAGCTGCGGATCACCATCACCGCGCTGCGCGAACGGCAGGAGGACGAGCTGGTCAACAACCATGACTTCGGCCTGCTGCACAACGCGGACCTGACCCAGCGCGTCGCCACCCGCACCGGCCCGCCCACGCCGGACGACCTGGACGACCTGATCTCCCGCCGCCGCAAGACCAAGGTGATCCTGGCGCATCCGCGCGCGATCGCCGCGATCGGCCGGGAGGTCACCGCGCGCGGCCTGACCGTGCCGCCGGTCGAGGTGCAGGGCCGGCTCGTACCGTCCTGGCGAGGCGTGCCGATCCTGCCCTGTGACAAGATCCCGGTGACCGGCGCGGGCACCACGTCGGTCATCGCGATGCGGCTCGGCGCGGAGGACCAGGGCGTGGTCGGCCTGATCCCGAAGGACCTGCCGCACGAGACCGCACCCGGCCTCAACGTCCGGTACATGGGCGTCGGCGCGAACGCGATCACGTCGTACCTGGTCAGCAACTACTTCTCGGCCGCGGTGCTGACCCCGGACGCGCTCGGCGTCCTGGAACACGTCGAGATCGGCACCACCTCATGA
- a CDS encoding family 2B encapsulin nanocompartment shell protein yields MDTVGTRPAENGDQPQRRSLGPEAARNLATTTKTAPQMQGITSRWLLKLLPWVQVSGGVYRVNRRLSVAIGDGRVTFTSTGSQVKVVPMELTELPPLRGFSDANALAALAERFQQREYGPGEVIVTEGQTQDRVYLIAHGKVNKIGAGEYGDQTVLGLLADGDYFGEQVLTGTPGRWQYSVKTITSCTVLELPAQAMQQLNGQAEPLRAHMQRMAERPGRKQNKHGEAAIELASGHDGEPDLPATYVDYETSPREYELSVAQTVLRVHSRVADLYNEPMDQIEQQLRLTVEALRERQEHEMVNNRDFGLLHNADLKQRIYTRSGPPTPDDMDELLALVWKDPTFFLAHPRTIAAFGRECSKRGVYPSAIDVAGHQVPAWRGIPIFPCNKIGVSGRRTSSIMLMRAGEDKQGVVGLHQTGIPDEYQPGLNVRFMGITEQAIIQYLVSAYYSTAVLVPDALGILENVELGRED; encoded by the coding sequence CTGGACACGGTCGGGACCCGGCCCGCGGAGAACGGCGACCAGCCGCAGCGGCGGTCCCTCGGGCCGGAGGCCGCACGGAACCTGGCCACGACCACCAAGACCGCGCCCCAGATGCAGGGGATCACCTCGCGGTGGCTGCTGAAGCTGCTGCCCTGGGTGCAGGTCTCCGGCGGCGTCTACCGGGTCAACCGGCGGCTCAGCGTGGCGATCGGCGACGGCCGGGTGACGTTCACGTCGACCGGCTCGCAGGTGAAGGTCGTGCCGATGGAGCTGACCGAGCTGCCGCCGTTGCGCGGGTTCTCCGACGCGAACGCGCTGGCGGCGCTGGCCGAGCGGTTCCAGCAGCGGGAGTACGGGCCGGGCGAGGTCATCGTGACCGAGGGGCAGACGCAGGACCGTGTCTACCTGATCGCGCACGGCAAGGTGAACAAGATCGGGGCCGGGGAGTACGGCGACCAGACCGTGCTCGGCCTGCTCGCGGACGGCGACTACTTCGGTGAGCAGGTGCTGACCGGCACGCCGGGCCGCTGGCAGTACTCGGTCAAGACGATCACCTCGTGCACCGTGCTGGAGCTGCCAGCGCAGGCGATGCAGCAGCTCAACGGCCAGGCGGAGCCGCTGCGCGCGCACATGCAGCGGATGGCGGAGCGGCCCGGCCGCAAGCAGAACAAGCACGGCGAGGCCGCGATCGAGCTGGCGTCCGGGCACGACGGCGAGCCGGACCTGCCGGCCACCTACGTGGACTACGAGACCTCGCCGCGCGAGTACGAGCTGAGCGTGGCGCAGACCGTGCTGCGCGTGCACAGCCGGGTCGCGGACCTCTACAACGAGCCGATGGACCAGATCGAGCAGCAGCTGCGGCTGACCGTGGAGGCGCTGCGCGAGCGCCAGGAGCACGAGATGGTCAACAACCGTGACTTCGGTCTGCTGCACAACGCGGACCTGAAGCAGCGCATCTACACCCGGTCCGGCCCACCGACACCGGACGACATGGACGAGCTGCTGGCGCTGGTCTGGAAGGACCCGACGTTCTTCCTCGCGCACCCGCGCACGATCGCGGCGTTCGGCCGGGAGTGCAGTAAGCGCGGCGTCTACCCGAGCGCGATCGACGTGGCCGGGCACCAGGTTCCGGCCTGGCGCGGAATCCCGATCTTCCCGTGCAACAAGATCGGCGTGTCCGGCCGGCGGACCAGCTCGATCATGCTGATGCGCGCGGGCGAGGACAAGCAGGGCGTGGTCGGCCTGCACCAGACCGGCATCCCGGACGAGTACCAGCCGGGCCTGAACGTGCGCTTCATGGGCATCACCGAGCAGGCCATCATCCAGTATCTGGTCAGCGCGTACTACTCGACGGCCGTGCTGGTGCCGGACGCGCTGGGCATCCTGGAGAACGTCGAGCTCGGACGCGAGGACTGA